In Zygosaccharomyces rouxii strain CBS732 chromosome F complete sequence, a single window of DNA contains:
- the RPO31 gene encoding DNA-directed RNA polymerase III core subunit RPO31 (highly similar to uniprot|P04051 Saccharomyces cerevisiae YOR116C): MKEVVSSEAPKKISGLEFSALSAADIVAQSEVEISTRDLFDLENGRAPKTGGALDPKMGVSSSSMECQTCHGNLASCHGHFGHIKLALPVFHIGYFKATIQILQGICKECSSILLEDTDKKHFLSELRRPGVDNLRRMGILKKVLDQCKKQRRCLQCGALNGVVKKAAAGGGSASLKIIHDTFRWAGKKSVPEKEKWIGDWDSVLAHSPELERYVKRCMDDLNPLKTLNLFKQVKPEDCELLGIDSTIKSGRPETYIWRYLPAPPVCIRPSVMMQDSPASNEDDLTVKLTEVVWTSSLIKAGLEKGISINNMMEHWDYLQLAVAMYINSDSVNPAILSGGTGGKVKPIRGFCQRLKGKQGRFRGNLSGKRVDFSGRTVISPDPNLSVDEVAVPDRVAKVLTYPERVTRYNKGKLQQLVVNGPNEYPGANYLLKKDEDARRNLRFGDRVKLAKNLRIGDLVERHLEDGDVVLFNRQPSLHRLSILSHYAKIRPWRTFRLNECVCTPYNADFDGDEMNLHVPQSEEARAEAINLMGVKSNLLTPKSGEPIIAATQDFITGSYLISHKDSFFDKYDMTQLLSMMSDGALQFDIPPPTIWKPCYLWTGKQIFSLLIRPNKKSPVVLNLDAKNKVYIPPKSKSLPNEMSQNDGFVLIRGSQILSGVMDKSVLGDGKKHSVFYTILRDYGSQEAAEAMNRMAKLCARYVGNRGFSIGISDVTPAEELKEKKEEMVESAYAKCDELIDLFSKGKLETQPGCNEEQTLEAKIGGLLSKVREEVGEVCINELDNMNAPLIMATCGSKGSTLNVSQMVAVVGQQIISGSRVPDGFQDRSLPHFPKNSKTPQSKGFVRNSFFSGLTPPEFLYHAISGREGLVDTAVKTAETGYMSRRLMKSLEDLSCLYDNTVRTSSNGIVQFTYGGDGLDPLEMEGNAQPVNFNRTWDHATNVTFNNMDRGLLPYQIMQVTEEILQPLENRLVRYDNLGNEITKENRDRIEYIDQNDAERGFYHSLRDFIWAKAQLLAKFRGSKDMKELMDEPALELQSVDLDENVPEDIRHSVDQVYRITDKMVREFLRVAILKYRRAKVEPGTAVGAIGAQSIGEPGTQMTLKTFHFAGVASMNVTLGVPRIKEIINASKVISTPIINAVLVNESDERAARVVKGRIEKTLLSDVAFYIQDVYRDNLSYLQVRVDLSTIDKLQLELTIEDIAVAMTRAPKLKIQASDVHIVGKDKIAINVFPDGAKAKSISTLAKEPSENEVFYRMQQLRRALPGIVVKGLSDISRAVINIRDDGKRELLVEGYGLRDVMSTDGVVGHKTVTNHILEVYSVLGIEAARASIVGEIDYTMSNHGMSVDPRHIQLLGDVMTYKGEILGITRFGLSKMRDSVLQLASFEKTTDHLFDAAFYMKKDAVEGVSECIILGQTMAIGTGAFKVVKGTNVSEEQLKPKPTLFESLVNETSVKVN; this comes from the coding sequence ATGAAGGAGGTGGTATCTAGTGAAGCACCTAAAAAGATCAGCGGTCTTGAATTTAGTGCTTTAAGTGCTGCTGATATCGTTGCACAGTCTGAAGTTGAAATCTCGACTAGAGATCTATTTGATCTGGAAAATGGACGTGCTCCTAAGACGGGCGGTGCCTTGGACCCTAAGATGGGtgtttcttcatcaagtATGGAGTGTCAAACCTGTCATGGTAATTTAGCATCGTGTCATGGTCATTTTGGACACATTAAACTGGCGCTACCTGTATTCCACATTGGTTACTTCAAGGCAACTATCCAGATCTTACAGGGTATTTGCAAGGAGtgttcatcaattttattgGAAGATACTGATAAGAAGCACTTCTTGTCAGAATTGAGAAGACCAGGTGTAGATAATTTGAGAAGAATGGGAATCTTAAAGAAAGTCTTAGATCAATGTAAGAAACAAAGACGTTGTTTACAATGTGGTGCATTAAATGGTGTGGTTAAGAAAGCTGCAGCAGGTGGTGGATCAGCATCTCTAAAGATTATTCATGATACCTTCCGTTGGGCTGGTAAAAAATCTGTACCTgagaaagagaaatggATTGGTGATTGGGATAGCGTTTTGGCGCATAGTCCCGAACTAGAAAGGTACGTTAAACGTTGTATGGATGATTTGAATCCACTTAAGACACTTAACCTTTTCAAGCAGGTCAAACCAGAGGATTGTGAATTGTTGGGTATTGATTCTACTATCAAATCCGGTAGACCTGAGACTTACATTTGGAGATATCTGCCAGCACCACCGGTTTGTATTAGACCTTCTGTTATGATGCAAGATTCTCCAGCATCAAATGAGGATGATTTAACGGTTAAATTAACAGAAGTAGTTTGGACATCTTCTTTGATTAAAGCTGGGTTGGAAAAGGGTATTTCAATTAATAATATGATGGAACATTGGGATTATTTACAATTAGCCGTTGCCATGTATATAAATTCAGATTCTGTCAATCCTGCTATTCTGTCAGGGGGCACCGGCGGTAAAGTTAAACCAATTAGAGGGTTCTGTCAACGTTTAAAGGGTAAACAAGGTAGATTTAGAGGTAACTTGTCTGGTAAACGTGTAGACTTCTCTGGTAGAACTGTCATTTCACCTGATCCGAATTTATCAGTCGATGAAGTGGCAGTTCCTGATCGTGTTGCCAAAGTTTTGACATACCCAGAAAGAGTGACTCGTTATAACAAGGGTAAATTACAACAGCTAGTGGTCAATGGTCCTAATGAGTATCCCGGTGCTAATTAtttattgaagaaggatGAAGACGCTAGAAGAAACTTACGTTTTGGTGATCGTGTTAAACTGGctaaaaatttgagaatTGGTGATCTTGTAGAAAGACatttggaagatggtgaTGTGGTTCTTTTCAACCGTCAACCTTCTTTGCACAgattatcaattttatcacACTATGCCAAGATTCGTCCCTGGAGAACCTTTAGATTAAATGAATGTGTCTGTACACCTTATAATGCAGATTtcgatggtgatgaaatgAATCTGCACGTTCCTCAAAGTGAAGAAGCTAGAGCTGAAGCTATTAATTTGATGGGTGTGAAAAGTAATTTGTTAACACCAAAATCCGGTGAACCTATCATTGCCGCTACTCAAGATTTCATTACTGGATCTTACTTGATCTCCCACAAGGATTCATTCTTTGATAAATATGATATGACCCAGTTGTTATCTATGATGTCAGATGGTGCTTTGCAATTTGATATTCCCCCACCAACCATCTGGAAACCATGCTATTTATGGACTGGTAAACAGATTTTCTCCCTTTTGATTAGACCTAATAAAAAATCTCCTGTGGTTCTCAATTTAGACGCTAAGAATAAAGTTTACATACCGCCCAAGTCCAAATCTTTGCCTAATGAAATGTCTCAAAACGATGGATTTGTTCTGATCAGAGGCTCCCAGATATTAAGTGGTGTGATGGATAAATCTGTCCTTGGTGATGGTAAGAAACATTCCGTGTTTTATACCATTTTAAGAGACTACGGTTCTCAAGAAGCTGCAGAAGCAATGAATAGAATGGCTAAACTTTGTGCACGTTACGTTGGTAATAGAGGGTTCTCGATTGGTATTAGTGATGTGACTCCAGCGGAGGAgttgaaggaaaaaaaggaagagatGGTAGAAAGCGCCTATGCCAAGTGtgatgaattgattgatcttttcagtaAGGGTAAATTAGAAACTCAACCTGGTTGTAATGAGGAACAAACTTTGGAAGCTAAAATCGGTGGTCTTTTGTCTAAAGTCAGAGAAGAAGTCGGTGAAGTTTGtatcaatgaattggataataTGAATGCACCTCTTATTATGGCAACTTGTGGTTCTAAAGGTTCCACATTAAACGTTTCTCAAATGGTTGCAGTTGTCGGTCAACAAATTATTTCTGGTAGTCGTGTTCCAGATGGTTTCCAAGATCGTTCTCTACCTCATTTCCCCAAGAACTCTAAGACACCTCAATCCAAGGGTTTTGTTagaaattctttcttttcaggATTGACACCACCAGAATTTTTGTATCACGCTATCTCTGGTCGTGAAGGTCTGGTTGACACTGCTGTCAAAACTGCAGAAACTGGTTACATGTCTCGTagattgatgaaatctttggaagacTTGTCATGTTTGTACGATAATACTGTGAGAACTTCTTCAAACGGTATTGTCCAATTCACTTATGGTGGGGATGGTCTAGATCCACTAGAAATGGAAGGTAATGCACAACCAGTGAATTTTAACAGAACTTGGGATCATGCTACAAATGTTACCTTTAACAACATGGATAGAGGTCTGTTACCATACCAAATCATGCAAGTGACAGAAGAAATACTACAGCCGTTAGAAAACAGATTGGTAAGATACGACAATCTTGGTAATGAGATCACAAAGGAAAACCGCGATAGAATTGAATACATCGATCAAAACGATGCTGAAAGAGGGTTCTACCATTCCTTGAGAGATTTTATCTGGGCTAAGGCTCAACTTTTGGCAAAATTTAGAGGGTCTAAAGAtatgaaagaattgatggATGAGCCTGCCCTTGAATTACAAAGTGTcgatttggatgaaaatgTTCCTGAAGATATTAGACATTCTGTGGATCAAGTTTACCGTATTACGGATAAGATGGTTagagaatttttgagaGTTGCCATTCTCAAGTACCGTAGAGCTAAAGTGGAACCTGGTACTGCTGTTGGTGCTATTGGTGCACAATCTATTGGTGAACCAGGTACTCAAATGACTTTGAAGACTTTCCACTTTGCTGGTGTCGCCTCTATGAACGTCACATTGGGTGTTCCCCGTATTAAGGAAATTATCAATGCATCTAAAGTCATTTCTACACCCATCATTAATGCTGTTTTAGTCaatgaaagtgatgaaaGAGCTGCAAGAGTGGTCAAAggtagaattgaaaagaccTTGTTGTCAGATGTCGCATTTTACATTCAAGATGTCTACAGAGATAATTTGTCTTACTTACAGGTTCGTGTGGATCTTAGTACAATCGATAAATTGCAATTAGAATTGACGATAGAAGATATTGCTGTGGCCATGACTAGAGCTCCAAAATTAAAGATTCAGGCTTCAGATGTTCACATCGTGGGCAAGGACAAAATTGCCATTAATGTTTTCCCAGATGGAGCTAAGGCCAAGTCCATTTCCACTCTGGCGAAGGAACCAAGCGAGAATGAAGTGTTTTACAGAATGCAGCAATTACGTCGTGCTCTACCAGGGATCGTCGTTAAGGGTTTGTCTGATATTTCTAGAGCTGTCATTAATATTCGTGATGATGGTAAGCGTGAACTTCTTGTTGAAGGTTACGGTTTGAGAGATGTCATGTCTACTGATGGTGTTGTAGGTCATAAGACAGTCACAAACCATATCTTAGAAGTTTACAGCGTGCTTGGTATTGAAGCTGCTAGAGCCAGTATTGTAGGTGAAATTGACTACACCATGAGTAATCACGGTATGAGTGTGGATCCTCGTCACATTCAATTATTGGGTGATGTGATGACCTACAAGGGTGAAATTTTGGGTATTACAAGATTTGGTCTATCTAAGATGAGAGATTCAGTCTTGCAACTAGCATCTTTCGAAAAGACTACGGACCATTTGTTTGACGCTGCATTCTACATGAAGAAAGACGCTGTGGAAGGTGTGTCAGAATGTATCATTTTGGGTCAAACTATGGCCATCGGTACAGGTGCATTTAAGGTGGTTAAGGGAACAAATGTTTCTGAAGAACAGTTGAAACCAAAACCAACGCTATTTGAAAGTCTTGTCAATGAGACCAGCGTGAAAGTAAACTAG
- the SEM1 gene encoding proteasome regulatory particle lid subunit SEM1 (weakly similar to uniprot|O94742 Saccharomyces cerevisiae YDR363W-A SEM1), giving the protein MSEKQEQPRRTLEEDDEFEDFPVDSWNQEENLKETAATNLWEEDWDDVEVEDDFTTELKSELEKHRQTA; this is encoded by the coding sequence ATGAGCGAGAAACAAGAACAGCCAAGACGCACTTTAGAGGAAGACGacgaatttgaagattttcCAGTTGATTCGTGGAACCAAGAAGAGAACTTGAAGGAAACTGCTGCAACAAATCTTTGGGAAGAAGACTGGGATGACGTGgaagttgaagatgatttcaccacagaattgaaatcagaGCTCGAGAAGCACAGACAGACTGCTTAG
- the RPT5 gene encoding proteasome regulatory particle base subunit RPT5 (highly similar to uniprot|P33297 Saccharomyces cerevisiae YOR117W RPT5 One of six ATPases of the 19S regulatory particle of the 26S proteasome involved in the degradation of ubiquitinated substrates recruited to the GAL1-10 promoter region upon induction of transcription) yields MATLEELDAQQLPGDDELDQEILGLSTQELQTRSRLLDNEVRIFRSELQRLGHENNVMLEKIKDNKEKIKNNRQLPYLVANIVEIMDMDELDDKENSEAVTQTGNLNLDNAAEGKAAVVKTSSRQTVFLPMVGLVDPDKLKPNDLVGVNKDSYLILETLPSEFDSRVKAMEVDEKPTETYSDVGGLDKQIEELVEAIVLPMKRADKFTDMGIRAPKGALMYGPPGTGKTLLARACAAQTNATFLKLAAPQLVQMFIGEGAKLVRDAFALAKEKAPSIIFIDELDAIGTKRFDSEKSGDREVQRTMLELLNQLDGFGSDDRVKVVAATNRVDVLDPALLRSGRLDRKIEFPIPSEDSRAQILQIHSRKMATDDDINWQELARSTDEFNGAQLKAVSVEAGMIALRNGQSSVKHEDFVEGIGEVQARKSKSVSFYA; encoded by the coding sequence ATGGCTactttagaagaattagatgcGCAACAGTTACCAggagatgatgaattggatcaagaGATCCTAGGGTTGTCGACACAAGAGTTACAGACTAGAAGCAGACTTTTGGATAATGAAGTACGCATATTCAGATCTGAATTACAACGATTAGGTCATGAAAACAATGTcatgttggaaaaaatcaaagataatAAGGAAAAGATTAAGAACAACAGGCAGTTGCCCTATTTAGTGGCTAACATTGTGGAAATTATGGATATGGATGAATTAGACGATAAAGAGAACAGCGAAGCTGTCACACAAACTGGgaatttaaatttagaTAATGCTGCTGAAGGTAAAGCTGCCGTGGTGAAGACGTCTTCTAGACAAACTGTTTTTCTACCAATGGTTGGACTTGTAGATCCTGACAAGTTAAAACCTAACGACTTAGTGGGTGTTAACAAGGATTCTTATTTAATCCTGGAGACCCTACCATCTGAATTTGACTCTCGTGTAAAGGCGATGGAAGTTGATGAGAAACCAACAGAAACTTATTCCGATGTTGGTGGATTAGATAAgcaaattgaagaattagtGGAAGCTATTGTGCTCCCCATGAAACGTGCAGATAAATTTACAGATATGGGTATTAGAGCACCTAAAGGTGCTTTGATGTATGGTCCTCCAGGTACTGGTAAGACTTTACTTGCTCGTGCGTGTGCGGCTCAAACAAATGCAACTTTCTTAAAGTTAGCGGCTCCTCAATTAGTTCAAATGTTCATCGGTGAAGGTGCCAAGCTGGTCCGTGACGCCTTTGCCCTTGCAAAGGAAAAGGCTCCTtccattattttcatcgatgaattggatgCTATAGGTACCAAGAGATTCGATTCTGAAAAATCCGGTGACAGAGAAGTCCAAAGAACTATGTTGGAATTACTTAACCAGTTAGATGGGTTTGGATCTGATGACCGTGTTAAGGTGGTTGCAGCTACTAACAGAGTCGATGTTCTTGATCCTGCTTTGTTAAGATCTGGTAGATTGGATAGAAAGATTGAATTCCCAATTCCCTCAGAAGATTCAAGAGCTcaaattttacaaattcATTCCAGAAAGATGGCCACAGATGATGACATAAATTGGCAAGAATTAGCAAGATCAACAGACGAATTTAACGGTGCTCAATTGAAAGCCGTATCGGTAGAAGCAGGTATGATTGCATTGAGAAATGGTCAATCATCTGTGAAACATGAAGATTTTGTGGAAGGTATTGGTGAAGTACAGGCAAGAAAATCTAAGTCAGTTTCCTTCTATGCATGA
- the CDC40 gene encoding Cdc40p (similar to uniprot|P40968 Saccharomyces cerevisiae YDR364C CDC40 Pre-mRNA splicing factor important for catalytic step II of pre-mRNA splicing and plays a role in cell cycle progression required for DNA synthesis during mitosis and meiosis has WD repeats): MSLVNYSSSSEDEGNVQIARDDRTVSVEGLKNSEANGKDDGSDIKRRKLTRSEIRKSRQSRKGKGPWATWSSSSSSDSSSEEAEPETETRFDELKDEDDNSDSEVELLKEKEEKSIFYAENEFDYQGRGILHPPVEVDLDFYKQDFKCYLPKRRIHSFTGHTRGTSALQFLPKTGHLFLSGGNDNILKIWDFYHERICLRDYIGHSKPIKTVNFNEDGNSFLSASFDQNVKLWDTETGQVKSRYRYNATPNDLKYRPGHLNEFVVGLSNSKINHYDDRVAANQGLVQVYDHHLSSILSLEFFPDGSKLISSSEDKTVRIWENQVNIPIKQISDTAQHSMPFLRVHPEHHYFCAQSMDNVIYSFGMKPKYRRHPNKFFSGHQSAGYGIHIDFSPDGHYIISGDSRGKLMVWDWTTTKILKTLEVPGRQPVTQVAWHPQETSKVLCSGNMGKIHLFD, translated from the coding sequence ATGAGTCTTGTGAACTATAGTTCATCATCCGAAGATGAAGGGAACGTGCAAATTGCTAGAGATGATAGGACAGTTTCTGTAGAAGGTCTTAAGAATTCAGAAGCTAACGGTAAGGACGATGGATCAGATATTAAGAGAAGGAAACTTACTAGGTCAGAAATTCGCAAGAGTCGTCAATCTAGGAAAGGTAAGGGACCTTGGGCTACGTGGTCGAGTAGTTCCAGCTCGGATTCGAGCTCTGAAGAAGCTGAACCAGAGACAGAGACtagatttgatgaattgaaggatgaagatgataatagTGATAGTGAAGTAGAACTATTGAAGgaaaaggaggaaaagTCAATTTTTTATGCAGAAAATGAGTTTGACTATCAAGGTCGTGGAATCTTACATCCACCTGTAGAAGTCGATCTTGATTTTTACAAGCAAGATTTCAAGTGTTATTTACccaagagaagaattcATAGTTTTACTGGACATACAAGAGGAACTTCAGCACTTcaatttttaccaaaaaCTGGGCATTTATTTCTatctggtggtaatgacaatatattaaaaatttgggatTTTTACCATGAAAGAATTTGTCTTAGAGACTACATTGGACATAGTAAGCCCATAAAGACTGTTAACTTCAACGAGGATGGCAATAGTTTTCTCAGTGCATCGTTTGACCAGAATGTAAAGCTTTGGGATACAGAGACGGGTCAAGTTAAGTCTAGGTATAGATATAATGCCACACCTAATGATTTAAAGTATCGTCCTGGTCACCTAAATGAATTCGTCGTTGGactttccaattccaagATAAACCACTATGACGATCGTGTGGCTGCTAACCAAGGCTTAGTACAGGTTTATGATCATCATCTGAGCTCGATATTGAGTTTAGAATTCTTCCCGGATGGATCTAAATTGATATCTTCGTCGGAGGATAAAACTGTAAGAATTTGGGAAAATCAGGTAAATATACCGATCAAACAAATCAGTGATACCGCTCAACATTCTATGCCATTCTTGAGAGTTCACCCGGAACATCATTATTTCTGTGCTCAAAGTATGGATAATGTAATTTATTCATTTGGGATGAAACCCAAATATAGAAGGCACCcaaacaaattcttcagtgGACATCAATCTGCTGGTTATGGCATCCATATTGATTTCTCACCAGATGGGCACTATATAATTTCTGGTGATTCTAGGGGAAAATTAATGGTTTGGGACTGGACGACTactaaaattttgaaaactttagAGGTTCCTGGCCGTCAACCGGTGACCCAAGTTGCTTGGCATCCGCAAGAGACTAGCAAGGTTCTCTGTAGTGGTAATATGggtaaaattcatttaTTTGATTGA
- the ESF1 gene encoding pre-rRNA-processing protein ESF1 (similar to uniprot|Q06344 YDR365C Saccharomyces cerevisiae ESF1 Nucleolar protein involved in pre-rRNA processing): MVEDRGSKGSSDPRFAGIQNDPKFRNFKKKGLKVKLDDRFSKKDLDVRRKAKVDKYGRRITGESKDLKDFDKYFEKEGKEGKEDESSSSSEDEEEETESKVVDRARGELPEAYTSSESEDSESDLSEEESEADVAEAVEEAKPESGDPSKTLAVVNLDWDHVRAADLMITFSSFLPSGGKIEKICIYPSEFGKERMQREEKEGPPREIFNKKKKHHDEDSDSDVDIRDLYEEGDADKEVDNAALRQYQLERLRYYYAIVYCNNVETGESIYSNCDGTEYESTANIFDLRYVPEGMEFDDEPKDECKELPKNYKPLEFSTDALQHSNVKLTWDETPTDRLEVSKRAFSQKELEDMDFQAYLASGTDESDGEENNNEEAKNKLKSLVGQSLAYGKQQEEEPDMEITFTPGLDDSKPQADEDHEETTIEKVKRKEQERRKARKQRLKELKQQAEQEKKEKLRSGKNKKQVEDESDAKSKAELELLMMEDEDDTEKSLNKKAHFNMNEILKSEKEKKKKGKYQDKGKIMEDEFKPDLNDPRFNEVFENQDFAIDPSQPEYKSTKAMKEILEERSKRAHKKRKPLADDGDSKDNKHDISNIVNKLKKKGNNKKAKR; the protein is encoded by the coding sequence ATGGTAGAGGATAGAGGCAGCAAAGGAAGTAGTGATCCTCGTTTTGCAGGAATTCAAAATGATCCTAAATTCAGAAActtcaagaagaaaggtttgaaggtgaaattaGATGATAGATTCAGTAAAAAGGATTTGGATGTTAGACGTAAGGCTAAAGTTGATAAGTACGGTAGGAGAATTACTGGAGAAAGCAAGGATTTGAAGGATTTCGATAAATATTTCGAGAAGGAAGGTAAAGAAGgcaaagaagatgaaagtagtagcagtagtgaagacgaagaagaagaaaccgAGTCTAAAGTAGTGGATAGAGCTAGGGGTGAATTGCCAGAAGCATATACCTCATCAGAATCTGAGGACTCTGAATCAGATTTGAGTGAAGAGGAAAGCGAAGCAGATGTAGCTGAAGCAGTGGAAGAAGCTAAGCCAGAATCTGGTGATCCCTCAAAAACTTTAGCAGTGGTAAATTTAGACTGGGATCATGTAAGAGCGGCGGATTTGATGATTACTTTTTCCAGTTTTTTACCTTCTGGAGGtaagattgaaaagatttgtATTTATCCAAGTGAATTTGGTAAGGAGAGAATgcaaagagaagaaaaagaaggtcctccaagagaaatatttaataagaagaagaagcaccatgatgaagatagtgACTCAGATGTGGATATTCGTGATCTttatgaagaaggtgatgcCGATAAAGAAGTGGACAATGCCGCCTTGCGCCAGTACCAATTAGAAAGACTGCGTTACTACTATGCCATTGTCTATTGCAACAATGTAGAGACAGGAGAATCTATCTATTCTAATTGTGATGGTACAGAATATGAATCTACCGCGAATATATTTGATTTGAGATACGTTCCCGAGGGTATGGAgtttgatgatgaacctaAAGATGAATGTAAGGAATTACCTAAGAATTACAAGCCATTGGAGTTTAGTACTGATGCTCTACAGCATTCGAATGTGAAATTGACTTGGGATGAAACTCCTACTGATAGATTGGAAGTCTCAAAGAGGGCATTTTCCCAAAAAGAATTAGAGGATATGGATTTCCAAGCTTATTTAGCATCAGGTACAGATGAATCTGATGGggaagaaaataataatgaagaagcTAAGAACAAACTTAAGTCATTGGTGGGACAATCTTTGGCTTATGGTAAACAGcaagaggaagaaccaGACATGGAAATTACTTTTACACCAGGTCTTGATGATTCTAAGCCACAAGCAGATGAAGACCATGAGGAGACTACTATAGAGAAGGTTAAGCgtaaagaacaagaacGTCGTAAGGCTCGTAAGCAAAGGttgaaggaattgaagCAACAAGCTGAgcaagagaagaaggagaaattACGCTCTGGtaagaacaagaagcaAGTGGAAGATGAATCAGATGCTAAATCCAAGGCAGAATTAGAACTATTGATGATGGAAGACGAGGATGATACCGAGAAATCTTTGAACAAAAAGGCACACTTCAACATGAATGAGATTCTCAAAtctgaaaaggaaaaaaagaagaagggcAAGTACCAAGATAAGGGTAAAATTATGGAAGATGAATTCAAGCCTGATCTAAACGATCCTAGATTCAACGAAGTGTTTGAGAATCAAGATTTCGCCATTGATCCTAGTCAACCGGAGTATAAGAGCACTAAGGCTATGAAGGAAATTTTGGAGGAACGTTCCAAACGTGCTCATAAGAAGAGGAAGCCATTGGCTGACGATGGTGATAGTAAGGATAACAAGCATGacatttcaaatattgtgaataaattgaaaaaaaagggaaATAACAAGAAGGCCAAACGTTAA